Within the Halorhabdus rudnickae genome, the region CGCCGACCGTTTCTTCGTAGTGGTCACGTACCTGCGCAAGCAGCCCATGGAGATGGATGAGCTCCTGCTTTTTCATGGTCACTTGCCCGTAATGACTGGAGGGTTATAGTACTACTCTGAGAACTGTTACCATACGTCTCCGGCACGCAGGCGGTTCCTAACGGTTGATTCATCTCGATTCGCGCTCGACTGTCAAAGTGACAGGTGAAAGTACAGGTCAGCAATAGTGCCTTCCGACACAGAGGGCGACAGGCCTCTCGGATGAGGGTTGAAAGGTTTTTACTGACCGATGGGTAACTTCCGGGCATGGAATACGACGACATGCTCGACCGGGCGATCGAGGAGACGCCAGACATCGAGTCAGGGTCCGATCGGTTCGATGTCCCGGATCCGGATGTCCGCCAAGAGGGTAACGTCACCGTCTACGAGAACTTCCAGGCGACGACCCGGCGTCTCGACCGCGAGGACGATCACGTCATGAAGTTCCTGCAGGACGAACTGGGAACGAGCGGTCATATCGACGAGAGCGGCCGTGCACGTCTGACTGGCGAGTTTCGCCAGCGTCGCATCGCGGACGCGATCGATGCCTACACCGACGAGTTCGTCATCTGTTCGGAGTGTGGACTGCCGGACACACAACTGGTGCGCGAACAGGGTGCGATCCTGCTACGGTGTGAGGCCTGTGGCGCTCGATCGGCAACTAGCGGGTGACCGGTCACTGCAGTTCGCGCAACGTTTCCAGATCGTGTTCGGTGCGCATGAACTCCGAAAGTCGTCGTTGTTCGTCACATTCCGGGCATCGGAACGTGTGCTCGGGGGCGGGGAGGTCTCGGGGCGTGGATTGCCACTCTTTGGTACAGTCAGGACACAATAGGCGAACGTACGCTTCTTCCATCTATGGATCACAATGGCGGACGGTTCATGATAAACTTTGTCACTATCCCGATACGGAGGGATAGCCCATCTGTGAGTATCCGGCCTTGTCGAGTGCCGTGAAGGGTGCTCAGCCACTATGGCAATCCTATCTCTGACCCGGCCATCGGATGGACGGAATGGTGGACAGAAGAAAACAGCTGTCGGAGGTTCAGGCGGTGTGTCGTTCGATCAACGACGTGTAGTGGCTCTGGTCCCGGACGCCGACGACCTGCTCGGCGACCTCGCCACCGGCGAACAGCACGGTCGTCGGGACGCCCCGCACCTGGAATCGGCTGGCGAGTTTCTGGTGGGCGTCGACGTCGACTTTGGCGACCGCGGCGTCGGTCTCGGCGGCCAGGTCTTCGACGATCGGTTCGAGCATCTTGCACGGACCACACCAGTCCGCGTAGAAGTCGACGAACACGACATCGTGGTCGTCGACAATCGAATCGAACTCGTCGGTACTTTCGACGTGAATCGGCTCGTTCGGTGCTTGCTGCTGGCTCGCTTCGGGTTCGTCCTGGTGCATGAGTTGCTCTTTCTTGCGTTGTTTGATCGCTTCGATGTCCTCGGCGTCGGTCATCTCGACTGTGTCTATCCCCCAGAAGGGCTTAAGGATTTTGAAATACTGTACAATACTGTTCTTGGCTTTCTAGTGATGAGACTCACCATCCCATCAGTTAACCGGACTGTTTCTGGCCCCTGGCGGATTCCGGAATCGTGTAGAACTGGGGAGTGGATTCACAGTGATGCACTCTTCACACAACACTTTTGAACGTGTCTCTCCAACTCTCGGTCAGTAATGTCAGCGTCAATGGCCGAGTATCTCAAACAGGACATGGAGTGTGAGGGGCTACTGGAGTGCATTCATGGGCTCAAGGAACTCGACAAGGAGGTCTTCAGGACCTTGACCCAAACGGACGAGCCGCTGACGATCGACGAGATCGCCGACGCGGTCGATCGCGAGCGGTCGACAGCCTATCGGGCAGTCCAGCGCCTCCTCCAGTCGGGGTTTATCCAGAAAGAACAAGTCAACTACGAGCAGGGGGGATACTACCACGTCTACCATCCGACCGATCCCGAGCAGGTCGCAGACGAAATGCAACGGACGCTCAACGACTGGTACGCGAAGATGGGCCAACTCATCAGCGAGTTCCGTCAGAAGTACGACTCCGAAATCACTATCGACGGCGAGCACAGTTGAACGCGTCCGGCACCATCCGGTCCGTTCAACCGAAGATCGTTTGTACCTGACAATCGTATAATCGGTACCCGATGGTCCGGACGTTCTACGACGTCCTAGAGATCTCCCCCGGTGCCTCTGACGAGGACGTCAAAGCTGCGTACCGCGAGCGGCTCAAAGATACGCATCCGGACGTGTGTGACGATGCATCCACGACCGATGCGGTCAAAGCTGTGATCGAGGCAGGCGACATCCTTACCGATGAGGAAGAGCGACAGCGCTACGATCGTCTCGGACACGAGACCTATGTGGACGTCACGGACACCCACGATCCGACCGAATCGGTGAAATCGGCCGAGAACGAGTCAGGCCAGGCGACCGCCAGCCCCGACGCGGATACCCGCGACTTTGCGTCCGAGCCAAACGAAACCGGACACCGAGAACAAACCGACAGGGCCGATCACGACCGTTCTACCGGCCAGTCTGAAACCGGACACCGAAGACAATCCGGCGGAGTTGATAATGATTTTGCGGCCGGGCGTGCGAGGACCAACCATCGGCGACAGGCCGGGGCGACAGACAGTGCGACCGCGAACGTAAATCCGGGAGGCGTCGACTGGGCGAGCCGTACCCGGGCGCCCTCCTATGAGTCGACCTCGACGTCCGGGTACGCCGGGCCGCGGAGTGAACGATCGATCCTCCTGCTATCGACGCTGATAGCCTACCCAGTTCTTGCCGTGTCGAGTCTCGTGCCACAGCTCCCGCTAGTATTCAGGCTCGTTATCGGTGGCTGTGCTATCGCACTGGTGATCTATCTCGTGGCGGTTCCGTCGATCAGTATTCCTGTCTTCAGTTTCTGGACGCTGATCACCGGCGTTGTCATCGCCCTCGGAAAGATATCTGTCCTGTCGATCGAAACGCTCGGGGCGCTCGTCGCGACTGCCGGCCCTCTGGCCCTAGCGGTGTTTTCGTATCGCTGGCTCTGACGATGGTTTCGTATCGCTGGCTCTGACAATGTACACGTCTCGCTGGCTTGATGCCGTGGCCGGCCAGGACGCCGCTGCTATGGGGCGTCACATTCCCGGACGCGTTCGTGGAGCCTCTCGCGATATCGATGGCTCATAGTGGCGTCCGTTCGCACTTCGAGTATTTGGGTTCCGTCGCTATCGAGGGATTCGGCGTACAGCGATCGGAACGCCTCGATCGAGTCCGCGCGGACGAACTCGGCCCCATAGAGGTCGCCGACGGGAGAGAACTCCAGTCCGTGGGGCGTCTCGAAGTACTCCGTGAACGGTGGATCGAAGTCTTCGATGGGGAGTTTGTGGAAGATTCCGCCGCCGTCGTTGTTGAGCAGGACGATCGTCGCATCCACGTCACAGTGCTCCACGGCGAGCAGCCCGTTCATGTCGTGGTAGAACGCCAGGTCGCCGATCGCGAGGACGAGCGGACCCTCGCCGGCAGCACCGAGAGCAGTGCTGGTGACACCGTCGATACCGCTGACCCCCCGGTTGCCTAGCACCCGAATGGCCGCCGATCGAGGACGGCCAAAGCGGTCCAGGTCACGGACGGGCATGCTGTTTGAGACGACCAGCGTCGCACCCGCCGGGACCTCCGCGGCGACTGTCGAGAGGACCGCCCCCTCGAAGTCGGCTAAGTCAGTCTCGAACTTACGTTCGACCAGCGACCAGTACGTCGATTCGGCGTCTTCGAACCGCTCGCGCCAGGCAGGGTGTCCGTCGTCGTCCACTCGCTCGGCCAGGCGACGGGCGAGGACACTCGGATCGGCGACGAGAAGGTCACTTGCCGTGAACTCCGCCTCCGGCCAGCCGCCTGCCGGATCGACGACGAACTGCCTCGCGTCGACGTCCCGGAGGTACTGGCGCGTGACTTTCGAAGTCGGCGAGGCGCCAAACCGGAGGATCACGTCGGGATCGGGCCAGCCCCACGCATCGGCGGCGTCGAGATACGAGTCGTATCCGCCACAGATCACCGGATCGCCCTTGGCGGTGTGGCCGAACCGATGGCCCGAGAGTGGGTCGGCCAGTACCGGGAACCCCGTCGCTCGTGCCAGCGCGGCCAGGGTATCCCGAGATGGCGTTGGGTGGTTCGCCGGGCCTGTGACGATCAATCCCCGATTGGCACCTTCGAGCGCTACGGTGACGTCGGCT harbors:
- a CDS encoding DnaJ domain-containing protein, producing MVRTFYDVLEISPGASDEDVKAAYRERLKDTHPDVCDDASTTDAVKAVIEAGDILTDEEERQRYDRLGHETYVDVTDTHDPTESVKSAENESGQATASPDADTRDFASEPNETGHREQTDRADHDRSTGQSETGHRRQSGGVDNDFAAGRARTNHRRQAGATDSATANVNPGGVDWASRTRAPSYESTSTSGYAGPRSERSILLLSTLIAYPVLAVSSLVPQLPLVFRLVIGGCAIALVIYLVAVPSISIPVFSFWTLITGVVIALGKISVLSIETLGALVATAGPLALAVFSYRWL
- a CDS encoding DUF7836 family putative zinc-binding protein: MEEAYVRLLCPDCTKEWQSTPRDLPAPEHTFRCPECDEQRRLSEFMRTEHDLETLRELQ
- the menD gene encoding 2-succinyl-5-enolpyruvyl-6-hydroxy-3-cyclohexene-1-carboxylic-acid synthase → MTAPNRNTLWARTLVDELAAAGVRTAILAPGSRSTPLTVAFAEHEDVATLSLLDERSAAFFALGRSKRTGEPTAIVTTSGTATANLHPAVLEADAARVPLVVLTADRPPELHDSGANQTMDQERLYGDAVRHYRTLPEPAPRPRALRSLRVTTSRAVGTALGTPPGPVHLNVPFRKPLEPTPVDGDVPADLADRASLAVDGRDGPFVQVSQGRSELPAEDLADVTVALEGANRGLIVTGPANHPTPSRDTLAALARATGFPVLADPLSGHRFGHTAKGDPVICGGYDSYLDAADAWGWPDPDVILRFGASPTSKVTRQYLRDVDARQFVVDPAGGWPEAEFTASDLLVADPSVLARRLAERVDDDGHPAWRERFEDAESTYWSLVERKFETDLADFEGAVLSTVAAEVPAGATLVVSNSMPVRDLDRFGRPRSAAIRVLGNRGVSGIDGVTSTALGAAGEGPLVLAIGDLAFYHDMNGLLAVEHCDVDATIVLLNNDGGGIFHKLPIEDFDPPFTEYFETPHGLEFSPVGDLYGAEFVRADSIEAFRSLYAESLDSDGTQILEVRTDATMSHRYRERLHERVRECDAP
- a CDS encoding helix-turn-helix domain-containing protein translates to MSASMAEYLKQDMECEGLLECIHGLKELDKEVFRTLTQTDEPLTIDEIADAVDRERSTAYRAVQRLLQSGFIQKEQVNYEQGGYYHVYHPTDPEQVADEMQRTLNDWYAKMGQLISEFRQKYDSEITIDGEHS
- the trxA gene encoding thioredoxin, coding for MTDAEDIEAIKQRKKEQLMHQDEPEASQQQAPNEPIHVESTDEFDSIVDDHDVVFVDFYADWCGPCKMLEPIVEDLAAETDAAVAKVDVDAHQKLASRFQVRGVPTTVLFAGGEVAEQVVGVRDQSHYTSLIERHTA
- a CDS encoding translation initiation factor IF-2 subunit beta, with the protein product MEYDDMLDRAIEETPDIESGSDRFDVPDPDVRQEGNVTVYENFQATTRRLDREDDHVMKFLQDELGTSGHIDESGRARLTGEFRQRRIADAIDAYTDEFVICSECGLPDTQLVREQGAILLRCEACGARSATSG